Proteins from one Podospora pseudocomata strain CBS 415.72m chromosome 4, whole genome shotgun sequence genomic window:
- a CDS encoding hypothetical protein (COG:S; EggNog:ENOG503NY0D), producing the protein MSNQQQALVMETIIGIRKKLKRKSYDSDSDSSIDQPTNRGNKLKKRSRFVARGRLTGSAGPAAYKEIAEHAGYQRAIINHNPPLIDEDGYDITSDDDEQEVQEAIASAMDENPYSDVHLEQIFAPLTSVTDLPTHPAMSKPFTSKALTELVDQARIIMQSENKALWKVKPLLTKLVGDNTWVPCGLMSGPSDASLFTDPTRFFNRPDRQRLRPTAPPVAALTNGVMSAHEGTFAESAVRERIEGVLSGPSAPASEDTVDGETLPDAPVVTNGETNTEAPKPAECPKEPPLVNGDSKPDERPAEEAHSGDTTKDEEDDEDVVMAEAPKRRDILNRPDIRLEPPRSNGTPAVAPTSDPFGPDAPFIHPMFIAPREVRQDRNMGLAEHEAEELRRWLQAYVQKQEEVCRGAKKLYEQLLRADRLRKQVLMWAKAEAHCGPNNHMSDGEDWYDKEEWGLTEDLKKGEDEVEEDVGTTQKKTRNRK; encoded by the exons ATGTCaaaccagcagcaagcttTGGTCATGGAGACCATAATAGGCATCCGGAAAAAGCTTAAGAGGAAATCCTACG ACTCCGACTCCGACTCCTCGATTGACCAACCCACTAACCGCGGAAACAAACTCAAAAAGAGGTCGAGATTCGTCGCGCGAGGGAGGCTTACCGGCTCCGCGGGCCCCGCTGCATATAAAGAG ATCGCCGAGCACGCAGGCTACCAAAGAGCCATTATTAACCACAACCCGCCGCTGATTGACGAGGATGGCTACGATATCACgagcgacgacgatgaaCAGGAGGTGCAGGAGGCCATCGCGAGCGCCATGGATGAAAACCCGTACTCTGATGTTCACCTCGAACAGATCTTTGCCCCCTTAACCTCGGTTACCGACCTGCCTACACATCCGGCCATGTCGAAACCCTTCACTTCGAAAGCCCTTACCGAATTGGTTGACCAGGCGCGCATCATCATGCAGAGCGAAAATAAGGCGCTTTGGAAGGTCAAGCCTCTGTTGACCAAGCTGGTTGGGGATAATACTTGGGTTCCATGTGGACTTATGAGCGGTCCCAGCGACGCTTCTCTCTTTACAGATCCTACAAGGTTCTTCAATCGCCCCGACCGGCAGCGTCTTCGCCCAACAGCGCCCCCTGTTGCGGCCCTTACGAATGGGGTAATGTCGGCTCATGAAGGCACATTTGCCGAGTCGGCTGTACGTGAAAGGATCGAGGGCGTTCTTTCGGGGCCAAGTGCTCCAGCTTCGGAAGACACAGTCGATGGAGAAACATTACCAGATGCCCCAGTTGTTACAAACGGCGAAACAAATACAGAGGCGCCGAAGCCAGCAGAGTGCCCGAAAGAGCCTCCACTAGTGAACGGCGACAGCAAACCAGATGAAAGGCCAGCGGAGGAGGCGCATTCGGGCGACACGACcaaggatgaagaagacgacgaagacgtgGTCATGGCCGAGGCGCCAAAAAGACGAGATATTCTGAACCGACCAGATATTCGACTAGAACCGCCGCGCAGCAATGGTACACCAGCCGTGGCGCCCACAAGCGACCCGTTCGGCCCAGACGCCCCTTTTATACATCCCATGTTTATCGCTCCTCGAGAAGTTCGCCAGGATCGCAACATGGGACTGGCCGAGCACGAGGCAGAAGAGCTGCGGCGATGGCTACAAGCATATGTGCAAAAACAGGAAGAAGTGTGTCGGGGTGCAAAGAAGCTTTATGAACAGCTCCTTCGTGCAGACAGGCTGCGGAAACAGGTGTTGATGTGGGCCAAGGCAGAGGCGCACTGCGGACCAAACAACCACATGTCGGACGGGGAAGACTGGTACgacaaggaggagtgggGCCTGACAGAAGActtgaagaagggagaggacGAAGTGGAAGAGGATGTGGGCACGACAcaaaagaagacgaggaacaGGAAGTAG